The following coding sequences are from one Gigantopelta aegis isolate Gae_Host unplaced genomic scaffold, Gae_host_genome ctg3646_pilon_pilon:::debris, whole genome shotgun sequence window:
- the LOC121392354 gene encoding LOW QUALITY PROTEIN: sulfotransferase 1C4-like (The sequence of the model RefSeq protein was modified relative to this genomic sequence to represent the inferred CDS: inserted 1 base in 1 codon) yields the protein MECFSSFIDQKTMDDLKNFSLHPGDLFVVTYPXSGTTWPQQIVKLIQRSTFDSMTSKFICYPDQHIDPSCLSHHKDVTPFLRKGIIGDWKNHFTEEQSTRLDTETYAKRMTGSGLEFSYE from the exons ATGGAGTGCTTTTCCAGTTTTATAGATCAAAAAACAATGGATGATCTAAAAAATTTCTCACTTCATCCAGGTGACCTGTTTGTAGTGACTTATC AATCTGGTACTACTTGGCCACAACAAATTGTAAAACTCATACAAAGA AGTACTTTTGATAGTATGACATCAAAGTTCATCTGCTATCCCGACCAACATATAGATCCTAGTTGTTTGTCTCATCATAAAGATGTTACACCTTTCTTACGTAAAGGTATTATAGGTGATTGGAAGAATCACTTTACTGAGGAACAATCTACAAGACTAGATACTGAGACGTATGCTAAAAGAATGACTGGGAGTGGTCTAGAGTTTAGCTATGAATAA